The sequence AAAGGGGCTCATCAGCTCAAGCCTAAAATCTCATAACATCCCATTCCCATAACGAGTGACTGTTTTTTCCCTtctttcaattattattattattattattattattattagtagtagtagtagtagtagtagtagtagtagtagtagtagtagtagtgcggacaaaaattaatataaagtagCTTCCGTTTTCAACAGTATAATATGACGTATATTGCAACaaacatacatttacacaaaacacacaagccACTGTGCGGTAACAATCCATCTTAAACCTCACAAACACCGCCCGCAACATAACTAGTAGTACTAAAGTTGTGGATTACGAGGGGACAGTGAAGGTAGCACCCGCTTTCAGCTTGTGATCGAGGTGCCTTCTATGTCCAGACATAATGTAACTACTTCAGTGTTTGGAGCCTTTTATTCCACTATGCAGACTCTGGTTCGGATGTTGGATTGGACACACAGCACCAACACAAAAGCTGAGTGAACGGCGGCTTTTACATGTTCTCTTATTAACCCAGAGGGAGCTCCTAACGCTTCTGTGCTACTCTTTTAGCATCTTAGCAGCTACATCTATTTGAAGACATCACTGAGACCTACCAGTAAAAAAAACTATACCGTCTATGTTGTTAAAGAGAACTGCGAAATGACCTCAGCTTCAACTAAGGTGCGTCATTTTCGACTCGAATCCCCAAGTAGTGTTTGTGTTAGCACAATTAGCTTTAGCCTTGTTTATTTAGATAGCGTTCGTCATTTGTATAAAAGTAGAATCACTGCTGTTGATGAAAGCTCTGTTTAAAGTCACCCTAGTGTTTACAAATGTATTAAAGATGTTACAGATTTTACAGCTCTTCTGATTTAATAAATAAGGACGTCATGTTACATACAAcgtaaacaatgaatgaatgaaacgcATGATAATAATGACCCAGATCTCGTTGAAAACTTAtcaattattgggtctaaattaaaCTTATCGGATCCGTATATTTTCCTCCATTCTTTGAAAAACAGTTTAATTTTGTGAAGAATGTGTTTGTAGTTTCATAACGACATGGAATAAGGAGTTCCAGCAGTAGGTTTTTGTGAGTCATACTTGTCATTTTGGTGTCACTCAGGTTGGGGAGATCTTCTCAGCAGCTGGAGCTGCATTCACCAAACTTGGAGAGCTTACTATGCAGCTTCATCCAGTGGCAGAGTCCAGTTCTGCAGggtaacacatacacacacaccacatgttttatttttacaggttcaatatggagtatggtgctgatccatcctgcttatgttacgcaaacacagacattaagaatgtcactttttaaatcaaaagttttctaataataagcatttttataaagaagtaacaattctatattgttatttcctctttagtatgatgataaactgtacaataaataattctgatcctagtttttgcacagggatcattagtgtaaacggtgacatggctgccgagcatcagtatgatgggatctgtaacaaccatgtcacatccgtccactgccacattttgtgtttttgtgtcagctgttattgttttagatccacaatactaacatttatgaataagaggagaattagcaatagtaagtctataagtttattactaataaagtactggtactgaccagagcatcatgggtaatgtcacgtccgtccaccagcaaaagttttcacatacacgtgctattcaaaatccaatatttctgaaaatagagcttccactgtcaaataatatcagtagtctgtgcacaaatggattagcattatttcaacacagttctatgcatttcttacaactttttttttttattttatttttattacaaaaatggccactcatttgaccctctaagtaaattttagcccacacacacacacacacacacacacacacacacacacacacacacacacagaaaacacaaacacacagacaaatgcTCTGGTTTTGGTTAAGCCCATGCTATTGCTGAACCTTGTTTCCTCCAGAGGTCAGACAAAGAGCACTGTGAAGAGGAAGCTGTATGAGGAGGGTTCCCTACCTGCCTCCTCTGATGGACCTAAAAAGGTCGTCAAGAAGGCGACTACGGCCGTTGCCATGGCATCGCAAGCTACTCCGACTGGGATCTCTGTGTCCACGGCTCAGGTAGTCATCGcatccgggctccaaggtccaggtTCTGGCCAGGCCCCTTTGAAGAAGCAGAAGGCTGCAGGTGAGTGTGAACAGCTGTCATACTGTCCTGTAGGGAGGGAACTACTGTAGGGGCCTTTCACAGCAGCCTCAGAAATAAGGTTTCATACCCTTCAggtgtttaaaaaaaaggcaCTCTTTTATTAAGATTTAGTTCCACTTTGCACTAGTGCAAATATTGTTTTCTGACTTGAAAGGCCTGGACATATTTACTTTTGCACGAGTACAACAAGGTTTACTGAAGTTTGTGTTAGCCAGTTTACTGTAAATGTCATTAttatttaattgaaaaatgcacatcttaatcttttttttttttgcacttttcttAGTTGTGATAGAGGAGAGAGTAGAGCACACATGGTAGAAGAGAGAACTTTTTGTAGACTGTTGATTTGTTATTCTTAATTTGTGACTGTCTAGATCCTCTGAGCAGGAGTTATGAAGTATTTTATTGTCACCTTGTCTTAGTTGCCATGTTGTTTTCCACCTGTAAATTGTCATTGCTGTTAGAATACCTGCGCCCTCGTCAGGTCTGTCTGTATGCATTTTTAAGCTGTGTTCATTTGTCTTGGTTGTGATTGAGATGAACTGACTGTCTGTGTTCATAAATGTCATATGTGTGCACAGATGTGACACTCAGTGCCCTGAATGACTCCGATGTCAACAGTGACCTGGTGGACATCGAGGGACTCGGTGAGGGATCCAACTCCAAAAAACTCAACTTTGACCAAGGTACAGCTGCTCTGATTGACAACCCCAGAGCCAGTATAAATAATGCAACGTTATCCCTGGTATCAGAATGTGTCTCCAGCACAGAAGGCCAACCACTGTATAGCCATAGTCTTGACTCTACTGGTCAACAGTGATTTTCTTACTGGGAGTGAAATACCGGACTTGGGTTCATTACAGATCTGTAATCAGAATTTCTTCCAGCAAACTTTAATATAGAAAACATGAGCATGACCGGAGTTGTTATTCAGTgagacaaaaatgatgcaaagatacaaaatgttgaaaatgccATAGGTTATTTGAGTAAGTACATCTTCACATTCCTCTGTGATTAttcaactatatatatatagtgcatactataatattataacataagcTACTTTCATACTTATTTCTActtgtactttccaatgtgcaattgcaatttttcactactgtttttttatagttattgtataGCTTTATTTTTGGTATTTCttgtatattcagtgttttccTGCTATttgaacctcaatttcctgaggactctgaacaaaggatcaataaagttctatctaatctaatcattcACAACAATTATAATGACACAGTGTTTTTCTAACCAGTATACCTGAGTAAATAATGCATTGAAACACTTGTTGTAATGTAAAGAAAATTAAccataaacacaaaacaaaaatatgttaCAAAGAAGTATAATTTGTTGAAATAACATGTTGAAGTTAAATCGCTGTTTTAAAAGTCTAATTCAAACCTATTCAGTGTGAATTTGTGTAAGATGAATGTATTCAGCCCTACTGTGTGACTTTAAAAGTACATTGGTTTGGTTTGTGGTCCACAGATAACCTGAACCTGGACTCCAGTCTCATCATGAACCCTGGTGACCTTCCTCTGCTTTCCCGTTGACTTCCACAACCACAGGATTTCATACACTAGAGACAAAACCACACAAAATAAGACCCACGGTGGCACTGGTGGACACTGACATGTGCTTGGTAGTAAAGACCATAAAGTTCCAAAGCTAATGAAGAAACTGCTCCAAGAAtcaatgtttgtgtgttttgtgcctttttttttttaactgagaaACCAGGAAAACAAAGCCAGTGCGGCATAGGAGATGGAAGAGTGGAACTATGAGATTTTTCAACAGTCACTTCAGCTTTTTTTTAGTAGTGTATGTTCATTCCAAGCAGATGATTTCAGCGGCTGTGAGCAAAGATCATAGTTTAGAAGATCATTTTGAAGTAGTGAAAGGATGTTTGAGGTTACGTCTGAGTGACTGTTTACAGTCTATTTTCATTGTGAATTGTCTAAATTCCTTCTTTCCACATGTACAAGCAGCTCTATTTGTAATATTTAGGCTAATAAGTTCAAAATGTATTCTAAGGTGAACATGTTTTTGTGGTTGTATTATTATAGATGTTTTTAAGTGTTAAGTAATGAGAAAATCAGGCTAACAAagcatacagtcacagaaaaaaatattagaccactcttgttttcttcaatttcttgttcattttaatgcctgatgcaactaaaggtacatttgattggacaaatataacaacaaaaatagctcataagagtttaatttcagagctgatatctatccattttccatggttttcttgataataaccaaaaacacttcagttcttacatcaatatctatggcattgtactgacaaaaacagtgcttttaaacattccatgttttcttttctgtctgttttagtcacatgatacacacaggagttagtattggattgtataaccattgtttttaatgacttatgatggtctaataattttttctgtgactgtatttgaGTATTAGGACCACACTGGGGAAAACAATTAGATATTTCCAAAATAAAGTAATAGTAATTGAGGAATGTACTTGTAATTTTTACAAAGATTAAGCTGTAATAGTTTGACAATTAAGTCATAATATTTGCAAGAGTACATGTATTTTCACAAGACTTTCCAGTCCAGCAGCAGCAATTTGTATTTGATAGTTTTGCTGTTGAACAAACTTTACATTATGTCATAATACACTATTTCTGAAATTCTCAAACAGATTTCTATGTCCTATATTTTCCTTgcaacttattttgttcatgtataaaatattgtcattttattcttcttttaaaacagttaaatttttttttttttttactcatatcaAATTTCTGCTCAGTGTGGCAATAATACTCCACTTTAGAAACCACTGATCTGTGAGTACACTAACTGAACAGTCAGATGGAGTCATCATAAAGCACATTATCGGCCAAATAAGGCATAGTGGTTGAACATCAGCTGTAATAGTAATAACTTGCGAGGAATCAAGAATATGGTTATTATAGCTTGGCATGAAGCTGGGGTTTAACAACTCGCCCACAGCTCTAAAGGTTGCCAAATACAGCTGTATGGAAAAATGTACTGATTTTAATTGAAACGACATCAACAGTTTCTATAACGAGCAGCATTAATGTGTAGTTACTTTTTATTTCATGAATTGGAccaaaataatgattaaaaaagtaCTCGATAGTGACAATTTTATGTGCAAAATTTGGGTACATTACATATATTCCCCTTCCTTATAAGTTAAAATTTTTGGTGGGATGTCTGCTTCCAGAATGTTCAGGAATGAAGTGGAATCcatttcagtgtttcctgtgggcCTTTCTGCAACAGAACCCAACTCATGGTCGATCCACCCTGaagttctgtttatttttctcCAAACATACCTTTGCTGATTGTGGCTAAAAAGTTCTGTTTTGACTTCATCCGTCCATAGAAATTGCTCTCAAAACACATCAGACTTGTGTAGATGTTTGGATTTTATTAGGTTTTCTCTTCTAGACACTTCCATGTCCACTCGTTTGTTcaagtattgctgcacagtgggATGGTGCATCACTACTACTGAATTTGTTAAAtctttttgagattttttttttcaaatgggaGTTTTCATGTCCCATTCTGACCAGTTTACAAGCAATTCTTTAAGAGATTTCTTGTTCCAGATTTCATCTTGACCTCCAGTTTCACTCAATTGCCATCTCTTAACTATATGTTGCACTGTGGAAACTGCAAGCTGAAACTGCTTTACTCTCTACCCTTACCTACATGTGGGCATCAACAGTGTAGGCAGAGTGTTACGCAGCCACTTACAGGAACTCATGTTTGCGGAGTGTTCACACAAGGTTTGAAGAGTCAAGAGTATTTAAAAGCTCTGACACCAACTTTTGCACATTCCACAATAGTGTGTTTATTTTAGTTTGCTGctcaatttatttaataaaagtagcTATGCATTAATCTTGATGGTAATATATTGAATAGTCTACATAAGCTGTGTGCACATCTtttcaattaaaaacaaattaccAAATTATGCTACCTTCCAAGGGATGCCCAcgttttttgcatttattacaTTTAACTGTAAAACACGACAGTCAGTGCATCTGAACCCAGCCCATCACCTACATAAGGTTTCACACCAATGTGTTGAACCAAATCACCATATAAGGAAGTAACTTCTTGAAGAATGGTTTTCCATTCCCCTGAAAGAGTTCACAAACTTACAGAACTCGCATCAAGCAGCATAAACAATATTCACACGGACCATTATCCTCTAATATGCTCAATTTGAAAGATGAATAGTTATTAAATGCATAATGACATACTGCTGTGTTCATTCGATAGTATATCATTACTGACCAACAGAAAAGTCCAGGGTCAGTGGTAATCAGGAAGGACAGCAGATCATATTTTAGACTACAGTTATTTGACCACAACTCTACTTGTTAACATTTAACACTACAACTTAATAATTTTAACACAATATTTTAGGAAAGGTGTAAATTAACCATtaaatacatatgcacacatcaaATCATGGATGTAAAACATGTTGGATGTAATAACACTTGTCTTTTCAGAAAGGGTTAGAGCATAATAAAATTAATCTAAAATGTTTTGGTAAAGTCATCAGTGTTAAATTAAACTATGTTAACTGAGTACACATTTCTAGATTATGTTCAACACAAAAGTGTGTTCAGATAAAAAGACAGACCTTGGTATTCATTTGCTTATTTAATGTTATTCAAGAGCATATGCAAATCATCCATATTCACTTGgtgtgtatatattttatttatttatttatttatttatttatcattatggcttaatgatacattttgcaaaCTTGTTGAAACATTCTAATTTTAAATATCTCAGAAAAGGATGTAAAATGTCCTGTACACATAAAAAGACACCATCTAGAAGTGGAAAAAACTACACAGGAATCTATAATAAACTGCTACCAAAATACTATTATCATGATTGTGGGTCTTGATGCCATTATGTCAGATGCCAGTTTGTACCCccccccaacaacaacaacaaaaaaaaaaatcaaaccaaaattTTTGAAGATGTAATTATTTCTACTTTATGTTATGTCAAATAAAAAACTGGATATAGTGCAACAAGCATCTGTATAGAACAGTaattaaaacacatataaaaacaaataacCAACATTTTAGCTTTcaattttctagtttttattgatAAAATGTTCTGCTACAAAGCCAAATATGTTACAAATTTATTATTTGAAGGAAGATGAAGCTGATGAAGAGGATTATATATCTGACAGGAGCAGCACATATCATACCGGCAACACCAAGAGGAGAAATACCAGTAATGATGTGCTGCTACAGCCAGACACACTTCTGCTGGGAATTTTTTGAATTTATCAAAACCTCTGGACATTTGGCTTGAAATGGAAAAAATGCATATGTCATATCAAAGAGGAGGAACTCATCAAACATCAACATAACTCTGAATGAAAGTATACAATCATTTCTATTAAAAAACCTGCTTCAAAAACAGTTACAATGTTGGCCTCACTGTCACTATGGTAACAAAATCTGAAAGTTAGATAACCTTATTTATAATCGAGCTGTTAGTTCAGCATAATGATATAGGCTAATGTTATTTACTAAATAAAGCTAAACGGTAACTACTTCCACTGAGTGGGACAAGAGACTGGAAATTGTTTACAATaatatgggttttttttaatatcattacACACATAAGACCCTAAATTACATAGTTATGAGGTTATTTTAAGTtcagctttttttattttcaaaagccATTTAATAAATACAAATTGGATGAATAAACACAATATATTTCTGTATCTAATAAGGATAATGTAAAGATGTGAAGGTTTGGGGTTAGGTGTATTGATGACTGACGTGAGCAGACTTCAGTGTTTTCAGAAGATCCATGTGAGGACAGACTCCACACATCTACctgctaaaagaaaaaaaaaatgcaacaaacacCAAATGACAGAAATATTCAGCTTTTTGTATTTGAGTGTCAGCACCTTATTCTTATCATATTTacagacacatatatttaaagcTCTGTGACACCTTCTCCAAACCTGAGGCAGTTACAGCAGCACAGATACAGTGGAACAGATTAATGTTTATGGGGATAATGACAATATActccatatggacaaaagtattgggacacatggcTACAGcacgtaagatgtcctgttcatgttgatttgagatgtaaaaatcaatatttccttaaagtttcatgggagatgtgaagaaagtagatggttagatgtggtagaaaattcttatttacagtcagagcatgaaaaatattttagaaatttaaaggtagaccatttaaaatcatagtcatgaattaaaaaaaaaaaaatcagtgatgaGAGAAACTTAGtgaaaatcatctctgaggcattttgaaagcaaagataacaatttaaataaaACTACCCAATGTAATACTCatccaaatataaaactatattgcaACATTTTTCcttattgttttgcatcccagacccgttggaaaagaaacacctgaattcaatgtgtcccaatacttttgtccatatactgtaaaTCTATCTTAATACCTGCCAGTCATCATGTCCCTGTGGTTTGGTAGTCAGTcattttggattattatttatcatGACTAAAAGCACTGATTTGTCTTCCTCACATGTAAAAGACACTTTAAAAGACTCAATCTAAGTCAGTAAGAGATGAATGATTCTAAACTTTGCTGTGGATATATTTAATGAATATATTTAACAGCCCTCTTGGTTACATTGATATGTGGATCTATGCATGTACAGttgcgaaaaaaattattagacaatcaaaagtcatcgaaaaccatagttatgcaatcaagtactaactcctgtgtgtatcatgtgactaaaacagacagaaaagaaaacatggaatgcctaaaataaataaataaaagcactgtttttgacagtacagtgccatagatatgaatgtaagaactgaagtgattttggttattatcaagaaaaccatggaaaatggatagatatcagctctgaaattaaatgcttacgagctatttttgttgttatcattatatttgtccaaacaaatgtacctttagttgtaccaggcattaaaatgaataagaaattgaagaaaacaagagtggtctaatactttttttccgtgactgtatgaatGCACAGAGGTCACTGAAGTAAGTGTGTTATGATTTACTTAATATGTTTAAATCAGATTTTGAAAACTATGCAACTTCAGAACAGACAAAGCCTCATGTAAACTGTAATCCTCCGAGACTCCAGAGAACATCCTGGAACCATGACTTGATTGAAACTGACCAATGTCCTGCAGGGCTGCCATTACACACTGAATAATGTTCATCTGGAATCCATgaattttgatttgtttttttggagaaaaacaagtaaaaatccaCTGATCCACAACCAACAACCAAGTTAATTTTCTGTTAGAGCAACTCTGCACATCAGGAGGTTGATGATTCATTGATATATGTCCATAATACTTCATAAACATAGCATTTTTTTTACTAGTTTACTGAAACAGATTCAGTGTACTATTTGACTGTTTCCCTACATGTGAACTGTCCTGACAGGCTGACACCTGTCTGAAtgttcacatacacacaaatattctgtttttttctctaattcggaAAAAGACAATATCCCAAACAAGTTGTTTACATGGCCAATGACAATGAATATTCCTCAAATATTCCTGTTTATATGCAGCTGTAAAAACTGCTTAtaaatagtgttttgttttttaaagtttcTGCTGGAGATCGTCTGAACTCGGCCTCCCTTTTTTGTTCCTTCAAAGACCATCTTGAAAATGACAGCTTTTCAACATATGCTCATACCCAGAAACCTGTTAATGTATTTCTTTGGAGTATCCATCTGCACCAGGAAGGATCTCTGTCTTTACTCAAACTGACTGTAAACTTCTTGCAGTAAAACAATTATTGTTTTAGATTtgggtgcttcgatgaaactggtccctaaaaacaggacatgggggctaataATTCAAACCagaagtagactaatgttatgaagcaagtttggaagcactttgggtgtattttaaaaataaatatttactgagataaaagagaaactatttttcagataaaacacatttttatattttttttaattttttttttaaatacaaaaatccacatgtaacacataaGAAGGACATGGAAATTTCACgcgactattttttttaatatctttttattctctcacaggtacattttgggaattgaactaattatgcaaggcagagtgtttcacaaaaataggaccaatggccctgtagcttaccggccaaattaaaagctttgggaaatgtaaccagatgccatttattatcacccagttctgtgtatttattacattacagaaatagcccatgttctggtcatattccaatcagatctgtaaaaaattcaaattccaacttgatatcattgatactcactgatttattggatcagtccacttcctatctcttatattgGGAACATTTttgaaagtcgcaccaaatccagaatcagatccggatcaaaataatttcaataccttgtgctgacaccatcatacagaagctgtataccaagtttgaagtcaatcagaactcgagtttcggagaagaagacgatagaaattttttccccataagagcccatgttaaattttccgtaagttcccggatccagaagaagatcctgatcagcatgtgaccattattttttggtcatctccccatcagggctgtactgtagaaatttacactggatatcatttatatttactgagttattgcattgaccCACTTCCCATcttttataatggggaaatttttgaaagtcgcaccaaatccagaatcagatccggatccaaataatttcactaattttcgttgacatcatcataaagaagctgtataccaagtatgAAGtgaatcggaattgtagtttcggagaagaagacgattgaaatttttggaaCAGACGACaaatgacaacagacgacaacagatgacaggCGCCGCCGGacaccgcatgatgacaatagcttacagcctgtcggccggtaagctaaaaataactgctgttgcaaaatcacttgcgatttatacacatttaaatgggcaggttctgcatgtcacgcaagtggacacgataggttacatgcaaaacctggaatgagactgctgactcatgaaaaacctgcatgtctggattacaaaaaccactaggatcgacaaatttaacacatctTTAtgtatagtgctatataagaccatttccagccatgttttccagatcaaatgcactgacacctagatagcttttcatgtcccaattttggtcttatttttggccccaatattttagtaaaaattaattaattttaggatggctcagagcgagagtatatttttttgcatttatctgaggttatcattgggtacatcctgggggggggatatgtctaaatttctcttttattattgggtctaaaagctggaaaagtgccagataccaaaatgaacccagtttcatagaagcaccctttgatattctgAATGCACAATATAAAGGTCCAAAGAATCCTCAAAATTGTTTTACAGACAATAATATCAGTATATCCCACATGTCTGAATCAAAAAATGCTCCATTTGGAGGAGGgcctgaatatccaaatggaatACACTGTTTACACCTGTCAAATTCTTAGTAATAGTTAGATATTGGTGCATTTATGTATATGTACTTATTGCtcatctaaacaaaaaaaaagaccaaaaagaatgaaaaatgaacTAATTTTATTCAGAGTTTAAGTTTTTCAAGTCTAATGTGTGAATGTAATGGTAGATATGGCAACTCAAATTAATCTCTGCAGCACTAAATAATACTTGAATATTTatttaacttaaattttttgagacaatgtctaTAATTTGGTAATTGCCTACCCTCTGATCTCAACAGTATTTTTGTTTCAGTACCGTCAGTATCACTCCAGAGTGACGTCTAGGAAGTCAGCATCTGCCTGTGGCTACACTGCTGTCTGAGAACACATCTGCTTCTAAACACAAGAGCGAACACTGGACACTTTTCTGATCTCTAAATAAGGTGATCTTTATTAAACTCTAATGAATGTGTGGATGACTGATGTATCCATGCTTTGGACTTCAAACCTCCTTCAAACAGCAGGAAGGAGGGGACTCACAACAACTTAAGTTTTTTGCAGAAAACAGTTAGGTTCACAGAATAGGTTGCCACAGTAACTGACTGAGTTAACCTGAAATTGCTTTGTGGAACTGAAAACTCTGAGTTTACTTCATTTCAGGGTTAACAATCTCAAGAGTTTGCACTAACCCTGTTTCCTGGAACAGGGCCCACAGCCTGGTGTGTGTTGCTGGGAGTCCCGGGGCTCACGGTGGCAGCACATAATGATTTGGAGTGATTCAGCACAAATCTGCAAAACATGATGTGCTGCTAGAGCGCGCCTCGGACACACTGGTCTCCATTACATGTACCTCCTCAGGCTGCATcgaacacacactggacatccaAACACATCACACAGAGACACACTTTATGCTACTTTCCTCTGATTATCCAGTAGCTCAAAGTTTCATCTGGTTAGGGATGATTTTGAAATTGCGTTTTACACTAACCAAATTTGAGATTAAGTTTTAGACATGGGCATTTcaacaataatgataactgtCATATACTATCATATCATGTCATGGTAACATAAAATGGCCACATTTAATGATTATCACAGTATAATTTAATATCAcattaattgtcattattgtGATGTAAAACTTTTGCTTTTGAGGGTTTCTTTGTGTGCAAGTAAAACATGTTCTGTCTAGAAATATTGTGAACAGTTCTATTTCAAAACTTCTTAAAGACAAACAGGTGGCTTGTACATAACAGTTGGAAATAACACTATACAAtgacatattattatataatataataagtcCATGTTCAAATAGTCAAGAACAAAACATGTTTATGTCACAGGTAGAcagcagggtttctgcaggtatcagcaaatctgatttaatactttttaatgccactttaaacaaatttaatgcccacgtccaactgcagatacagttttatatatagttttatgacagtttaccattGACAggttttaaccaggttctgaatagttcctcctccaatcacttctgcagaaacttgcattttcccatttttccgacatttgcta comes from Sphaeramia orbicularis chromosome 18, fSphaOr1.1, whole genome shotgun sequence and encodes:
- the LOC115438465 gene encoding chromatin complexes subunit BAP18: MTSASTKVGEIFSAAGAAFTKLGELTMQLHPVAESSSAGGQTKSTVKRKLYEEGSLPASSDGPKKVVKKATTAVAMASQATPTGISVSTAQVVIASGLQGPGSGQAPLKKQKAADVTLSALNDSDVNSDLVDIEGLGEGSNSKKLNFDQDNLNLDSSLIMNPGDLPLLSR